Proteins from a genomic interval of Equus quagga isolate Etosha38 chromosome 11, UCLA_HA_Equagga_1.0, whole genome shotgun sequence:
- the GPRC6A gene encoding G-protein coupled receptor family C group 6 member A yields the protein MALLIILIICFVIILASSQPCQTPDDFVAATSPGHIMIGGLFAIHEKMLSSDDYPRRPEIQKCVGFDISIFLHTLAMIYSIEMINNSTLLSGVKLGYEIYDTCTDVTVAMAAALRFLSKFNCSREIVELKCDYSSYMPRVKAVIGAGYSEITMAVSRMLNLQLMPQVSYESTAEILSDKIRFPSFLRTVPSDFYQTKAMVHLIQKSGWNWIGIITTDDDYGRLALNTFAMQTAANNVCIAFKEVIPAFLSDNTIEVGINQALEKIIAEAQVNVIVVFLRQFHVFNLFNKAIERNVNKTWIASDIWSTATKITTIPNIKRIGKIVGFTFTRGNMSSFHSFLQNLHLFPSDNNKPLNEYAMLLSACAHVKDSDLSQCISNHSQGTLTYKANKDIERNFSLRNDFLWDYTEPGFVHSIQLAVFALGYAVQDLCQAQDCQNPNAFQPWELLDVLKNVTFTDGGNSFHFDAHGDMNTGYDVVLWKEINGHMTITKLAQYDLKNGVFIITDQEAKNEFRNLKQIQSKCSKECSPGQMKKTTKSQHICCYECVDCPENHYSNQTDMDHCLLCNNETHWAPVRSTVCFEKEVEYLSWNDSLAILLMALSLLGIMFVLAIGIIFTRNLNTPVVKSSGGLTVCYVILLCHFLNFANTGFFVGEPQDFTCKTRQTLFGVSFTLCISCILMKSLKILLAFSFDPKLQNFLKCLYKPIPIIFTCTGIQVVICTLWVILAAPTVEENVSLPRVIILECEEGSVLAFGTMLGYIAILAFICFIFAFKGRKLPENYNEAKFITFGMLIYFIAWIIFIPVYATTFGKYLPAVEIIVILISNYGILCCMFFPKCYVILCKQETNTKSAFLKMIYSYSSHSAGSLAMSHVSLDSTNSNIPMTNPSPGGKSAAWQKSKDLEEQVFGCICRENATSISKTLPRKRISSI from the exons ATGGCATTACTGATTATACTGATTATCTGCTTTGTGATTATTCTTGCTTCTTCTCAGCCTTGCCAGACCCCTGATGACTTTGTGGCTGCCACTTCTCCAGGACATATCATGATTGGAGGTTTGTTTGCCATTCATGAAAAAATGCTGTCCTCAGATGACTATCCCAGACGACCCGAAATCCAGAAGTGTGTTGG CTTTGACATATCAATCTTTCTTCATACTCTTGCCATGATATACAGCATTGAGATGATCAATAATTCAACACTCTTATCTGGAGTCAAACTGGGGTATGAAATCTATGACACTTGTACTGATGTCACAGTGGCAATGGCAGCTGCTCTGAGGTTTCTTTCTAAGTTCAACTGCTCCAGAGAAATCGTGGAGTTAAAGTGTGATTATTCCAGCTACATGCCAAGGGTTAAGGCTGTCATAGGTGCTGGCTACTCAGAAATAACCATGGCTGTCTCCAGGATGTTGAATTTGCAGCTCATGCCACAG GTGAGTTATGAATCAACTGCAGAAATCCTAAGCGACAAAATTCGCTTCCCTTCATTTTTACGGACTGTGCCCAGTGACTTCTACCAAACTAAAGCAATGGTCCATCTAATTCAGAAATCTGGATGGAACTGGATTGGCATCATAACCACAGATGATGACTATGGACGATTGGCTCTCAACACTTTTGCAATGCAGACCGCGGCAAATAATGTGTGCATAGCCTTCAAAGAAGTTATCCCAGCCTTCCTCTCAGATAACACAATTGAAGTCGGGATCAATCAGGCACTTGAGAAAATCATAGCAGAAGCCCAGGTTAATGTCATTGTGGTATTTCTGAGGCAATTCCATGTTTTCAACCTCTTCAATAAAGCCATTGAAAGGAATGTAAATAAGACCTGGATTGCTAGCGATATTTGGTCAACTGCCACCAAGATTACCACCATTCCTAACATTAAAAGGATTGGCAAAATTGTGGGGTTTACCTTTACAAGAGGGAATATGtcctctttccattcctttctacAAAATCTGCATTTATTTCCCAGTGATAATAACAAGCCCTTAAATGAATATGCCATGCTCTTGTCTGCCTGTGCTCATGTCAAGGACAGTGATTTGAGTCAATGCATTTCCAACCATTCTCAGGGGACTTTGACCTACAAGGCTAACAAGGATATAGAAAGGAACTTCTCTCTGAGAAATGACTTCCTGTGGGATTACACTGAGCCAGGATTTGTTCACAGTATTCAGCTCGCAGTGTTTGCCCTTGGTTATGCAGTTCAGGATCTGTGCCAAGCTCAAGATTGTCAGAACCCTAACGCCTTTCAACCATGGGAG TTACTTGATGTACTGAAAAATGTGACATTCACTGATGGAGgtaattcatttcattttgatgCCCATGGGGATATGAATACTGGATATGATGTTGTGCTCTGGAAGGAGATCAATGGCCACATGACTATCACCAAGTTGGCACAATATGACCTGAAGAATGGTGTCTTCATCATCACAGACCAAGAAGCAAAAAACGAGTTCAGAAATCTCAAG CAAATTCAATCTAAATGCTCCAAGGAATGCAGTCCTGGgcaaatgaagaaaactacaaaaagtcAACATATCTGCTGCTATGAATGTGTGGACTGTCCTGAAAATCACTACAGTAATCAGACAG ATATGGATCACTGCCTTTTATGCAACAACGAAACTCACTGGGCCCCAGTAAGGAGCACCGTGTGCTTTGAAAAGGAAGTGGAGTATCTCAGCTGGAATGACTCCTTGGCTATCCTGCTCATGGCCCTCTCCCTTCTGGGAATCATGTTTGTTCTGGCCATTGGCATAATATTTACAAGAAACCTGAACACACCCGTTGTGAAATCATCCGGGGGGTTGACAGTCTGCTATGTGATCCTTCTCTGTCATTTCCTCAACTTTGCCAACACGGGCTTTTTTGTTGGAGAACCACAGGATTTCACGTGTAAAACCAGGCAGACACTGTTTGGTGTGAGCTTTACTCTCTGCATCTCCTGCATTTTGATGAAGTCTCTGAAAATTTTGCTAGCCTTCAGCTTCGATCCCAAGTTGCAGAACTTTTTGAAGTGCCTCTATAAACCTATCCCCATCATCTTCACTTGCACGGGTATCCAGGTTGTCATTTGCACACTCTGGGTAATTTTAGCAGCACCTACTGTGGAAGAGAATGTCTCCTTGCCCAGAGTCATTATCCTGGAATGTGAGGAGGGATCTGTCCTCGCATTTGGCACCATGTTGGGCTATATTGCCATCTTGGCCTTTATCTGCTTCATATTTGCCTTCAAAGGCAGGAAATTACCTGAGAATTACAATGAAGCCAAATTCATAACATTCGGCATGCTCATTTACTTCATAGCTTGGATCATATTCATCCCTGTCTATGCTACCACATTTGGCAAATATTTGCCAGCTGTCgagattattgttattttgataTCTAACTACGGGATCCTGTGTTGTATGTTCTTCCCCAAATGCTATGTTATTCTTTGTAAACAAGAGACTAACACAAAATCTGCCTTTCTCAAGATGATTTACAGTTACTCTTCCCACAGTGCAGGTAGCCTTGCTATGAGTCATGTTTCACTGGACTCCACCAACAGCAATATCCCAATGACCAATCCCAGCCCTGGTGGCAAGTCTGCAGCCTGGCAGAAAAGCAAAGATCTTGAGGAACAAGTGTTTGGATGCATTTGTAGAGAAAATGCTACAAGTATATCTAAAACTTTGCCTCGGAAAAGAATTTCAAGTATATGA